In the genome of Cervus elaphus chromosome 5, mCerEla1.1, whole genome shotgun sequence, the window gaggaaaggagaggaggcaTGAAACAGTGATGTAGAAGAGAGTGAACCAGGAAATGGCATGCGAGCTGGGCAGCAGTAAGGGCCCACTGGTGGCTAGTGGTGGTTCATTTAAAATGAGACTAGCCGCTGTGGTTGTGGGGTTTTGTCCAGCCACATTCAGCTGCATGGGTGCAGGTGCAGGCTAGGTAGAGAACGGGACTAACCAGGGCTGAAGGCTTGCTAAGCAGATACGAGGTGAAAACAAAGGGGTTGAATGAAAATGTATGCGGGGCGGTGATCGTAATGACTGACCACAGAATTTAAGCTGGGCAAGAAGGGAGGTGAGGATGAGAAACTTGAGGTTACTGTGAAAAAGAGGGAAGGTCCGTGGGTTTGGGGGGGTGGTCCTACTGGAGTCATAATACTAAAGAGAATGAGCTAGAAAGATAGGACCACTTTAAATGGATGAGGCAGATTGTACTTGGTGACATACATCCCTAGAAGCCTCACCAACAGGAGTCAAATGGAAAACTCTGCTGAGTCCTTAGTGAGGGCTTTTAGCAATGTTGTGTCTGACTTACGGGGTATAAATGCAGAGTCCACTGCTAAGGAACGTGTGTCTTTCATTTGTCAAGCCTCTCCTTGGTAGATACTAATCTACCATCTGAAGTGGAACCAGAGCTACGCAGTTTCATTGCGAAGCGTCTTTCTAAGGGAGCAGTCTTTGAAGGGCTGGGTAATGTTGCAGCTGTAGAGCTGAGGTAAGTGTAAAATGTGCTGTGTCCTGAGATTTTATTTCTGAGCTAATATGGAAAGCGATGAGAAACTCCAAAAGATCAGCTCTGGCTAGACCTGCAAAGTTCATCTTTGTCTCCTGGCAGCTGAGCCCTGGgcctcacacaaacacacacacacttttgagGAATGGAATTAACTGAATGGCAGAGACCCTTCCTCCTAAGGGTACATATTTAGTCTTGTACTTGGGAGAAAAGAGCTTATTACCAAAACTGAAATTGTACAGTGTACAGTTGTGAAGTGCTTTCACAAGCTTCAATGCCTTTCTCCTTACAAAGGAGTGATAAAGCAGAGACCCTTACTTCctatttcagatgaggaaataaactcagagaagttaaggtcCTAAGGCCGGTCACATTGATGGAGTTCAGGCTTAAATATAGGTGTCCTTGGTTGAATTCCAGCCATCTTTCCATTACACCCCGTGATTGTAGTTCACTTCAGACCATGATATTGGCATCAAGTCCCTTCAGGAGTATGAGGCCACATCCCAAAGGTAAGACCACAGGGTCAACACTTCACATCTTCCTGGCGCTTCAGTGATTCATGTATGTTTATGGGAGGGAAAACACAGGTAAACCATGTCAACATGGGTAAACTGTGAACAAGAGTGAAATTTGTATGAATTTTTCACATAAGAAGAATTCAAAGAAATTCCGTGTTTGTTAGGTGCTGCTTTAGCTAAAGCCCGTAATGATGTATGTTCACTTTCCTCTGTTGTTATCAGTAAACCAAGGAGAAGTCTGGGAGCTTCTGAACTACAAAGCAGTCTAACGATATTGCCAGATCAGGATGACCAGGGCTCAGAGGAGCCTACAAAACTACATGAATGAGTTATCAAAAGAATGCattttagctttttctttcttttctagaatTCCAGGTTACCGAGTCGGTTGTTATTACTGCCTTTTCCAACAAGAAAAACCGCTTCCCCAAACAGCATCAATGGACTCTGAGCAGAAGTCTTCAGAGTATGTGGTCTGTTTTTTAGGAGGGTCTGAAAAAGGACTTGAGCTATATCCTTTCTTTGGTCTTTGAGGATATCAGGAAGGAAATGCTGGCAAGCAAGTAGAGGATTATCACTGCCAACCTCCAAAAAGCCTTTCTACCTCTTATGCATGAACTTCAGTTTCATACCTTCACATGACCAGTTTGTCTTCACTTGTTTTatcatgaatttatttatttttggccactcaGCTTGTGTGACCttggttcccctaccagggattgaaactgagccCTCGGGGTGGTGAGAGCATGGAGTactaaccactggcctgccaagAAATTCCCATGACTTGGCTTGTTTTAACTAACAGTCATTTAAGAGATTTTCCTATTACCCTTTGAGAGATAAAACCCTGTCTTGATTCACCCTTTATCACTTCCTTAAGAACATACTTTCAGGCTTGAATTGGATAAGTACATTCAAGGGCTGAAAAATAACATGAACTGTGAGGTAAGATGAttgcattaatatttttatttttttattttttgcattaatatttttaaagacccaAATGACTAACATTATGTGACTGCTGTTCTTATCAAATCATCCAAGTGGGCACAGACACTTAAATTCTGAAAATGTGCTACTTTGTGGGCTAGTAGGAAAGTGCTTGTTAAGAGGAGCAGGGAACACAGTCCTCTAAGTTTCACAAGACTGCTTGTGATGTTTTGTATCTATGAAAAATTCAACCCATTAAATTCAAAGGTGTACGGTAACATGCCAAGCAAGGAAGAAgatgctcctttcctgatttctAGACACGTAAGATTTATACTCTGGGCAGAACTAATGGCCTGCGAAGCTGCTGGCACCAGAGACATGCTGTGCAACGGGATGACTGTCCTTGAACTCAACCTCAAAGATATTTAGAAACATCCCGTTTTTCATTAATCGATCTTTTCTGAATTAGATACATCCATATCGATTCGTTTATCCATACCTTTTAGATACTATGCATTTGGTTTGTGGGAGTTAAGTCATAACTCATAAATTTTCTACCCATTACAGGTGGTAATAATTCCTTTTGCTTGTCGTGCATGTGCTTACAGTGCAGCACAGAGGGGAGTGATAGCCTCGGAGTGAGCCGGGGATACGAGCGCGTCTAGGGTAGCTGCTCTCCCAGGATGGGGCTCTCCCACCAGCCCCTAGGGAGCAGCAGAGCCGAGGAAGCTGGATGGGTCCCCGGCAGTGTGTCTGACCACAGCGGGGCGGGCTTGAGCACTTTGATGTGCTGGCCTGTGTCCTCCTCTGTTCACTTTCAAGTGTTAGTGAGCTGTCTGCTTTCCTCAGTGGTTCAACAGGCACTTTATAAGCTCATCCATGGGTGTTGCAGAAACTGTACCAGATGCTTGGGAGTGGGGGGtgaggatttttttccctccccttaaatgaaagaagttttattcattaatttttggaGATAAGGATTATTAAGAGAGTATTTCCTGGAGTTCACAGCACAGTGGGAGGAGATGGACATGTAAATGCCCTAACTCCTTTCAGTGAAGAAATAGCATGGAACCCTATTAAGTCAGTCTCTTCATTTTATATAATGCATgtcttagtttgtttttttttaatgcagtactGAATTAATCCCCTCTCTGCCTAACAAGCCCAGCAAAGTTATGTCAcaattcctttttttgttttttggctgtacttctctgcttgtgggatcttagttccccaaccagggatttaacccaggcgCCTGGCAGtgaagggcagagtcctaaccactgaactgccaggaaattcctacaattccttttttttaattggtgtcaTTAGCTTAAAAAAGAAGGAGGTGTCAGTCCCCGTTTCTTTTCACTGTCAAGAGTATCATGAAGAAAATGTTAAGTCCATTAATTAAGGTGAGGGCTTAGATCAAAGCAAATGACATTCTCTCTTAATCTAGGAAAGCGGTGGGGAGAACCACATCCAGTCTTACCTGAGCAGCTGGTTTGCAGATGTTGTTTGCCCCATCCAAAGGGTGGTCCATCTCTTTCAGGAGAAGCTCACTTTTCTGCTACATGCTGTAAGTATTGCCCAAACGAAAGTATTTCCTTTATTGAGGATCACTTTGGCAGAGTTTGGTTTATTTAAAGACATActtattttctctgaatattaTTTATTACTTCTACCTGccctctgaatattcattgagatTATGCTTGCAATAAGGATACACTGCACTCTATTTACACAGATCCAGAAAGTTACACTACGAAGGCAGAGTTGCGAATACTATCTTCTAatacaataaaacattttaatcactttttctttttctttttggctgtgccatacgGCTTATAGAAACTcggttccctaaccagggattgatcccgggCCACAGCAGTCGAAGtgttgaatcctaaccactagactaccagggaactcTCTACAATAATTACTTTTTGAAGTGATATGGGAGAGATGTGATTTCTAAAACAATTTGAGAAGGAAAACGGAAATCCAAAGTAATTTTTAACTATATAAAAATGtccaaataaaatattcactaaAATATCGAGTAAGTGGCtaggtttttcatttttcatgtgtgGGTGGATGCAGCTGAGGCTGGACAGCCTCTCAAGCCCAGGTGGTAAGGCTAGGTTCCCGACCGTCAGTGAACAGCTGAACACAGCTCTGGAGAGCTCTGGGGCGGTGCCCAGCAAACATGGTCTGGTGCAGTGCTTTTTGGGGGAGGCGACGTTCAGTCACTAGCTACTCTGCAAGGAAAATTGGCATACGTGTAtcagctgggcattgtttttcTCTCATAGGCTCTGAGTTATACTCCTGTTGAGGTTAAAGGATcagatgaaaaaacaaagagagacaTTCACAGGTAAAGAACAGTTTTGCAAAGAGAGAACCTTTTCCACAGGCAGtctgatatttctgtttttaactcCCCTACCACGCAATGCAGAATGAATTTGCTTTCTCCCTCCCATCCTGTAATATAGTTTGTGGAAAAAGATTGTGTGTGTGGCAGGTTTCTGAGCGTGGCTAGTCTCCAAGGCCTTATTCACGAAGGCACCATGACATCCTTGTGCATGGCCATGACGGAGGAGCAGCATAAATCTGTGATCATTGACTGCAGCAGCTCCCAGCCTCAGTTCCACAATGCAGGTGAGCCGCAACCCTGGGAACAGCCTGAGAACAAACGACGCAAAGTTATCCTCCCTGCCTCGCGCAGTTTTACATGTTTGTCCCCAAATCACCAAAAACAGTAGCATTTCTAGAAACGTGGAAATCATGACATgtctagcaattctactccttgGTTTATAGAGAAACTCTTATGTATGTACACAGGGAGACAAATACAAGATGTCCATAAGGGCACTGTTTGCAATAGTAAAGAACTGAAAGCAACTCAAGTGTCTGTCAACAGGAGAACTGATAAGCtgttatacaatggaatactatacagccGTGACAATGAGTGAACTAGAGCTATATCTCTCCGTATAGCATCCAAACATACTATATAGTGAAAGAGCCATTAAAGAAAAGTACAGTTTTAACATATGCAAATTTTTTTATACTATATAGGGCTTAGAGATAAAGTATGTGGCAAAAGTTTAAAGAAAGACATGGGCATGATAATCCTTTCTGATGGGAAAATAGGGGGATGCAGCTGGGAAGATGCACGTGGAAGCCGTGACCATTTTGGTATTTCTTAGCCAGGTGGTGAGTTAAGGTTTTTTTAGACCGATACAGAAGTCTTAAATAATTCATTGTAAGCGTTTTATAAATGAGGACAGAACATTGTGATGTATACAAATATTGAGTCCTTGTGCTGTGTGCTTGAAACTAATGTTATATGgttcaattatacctcaatttaaaaaagaaaatacaaagaaaggcaGAATAAATGTCTTAtgattttacttttattcatttttctaaacTATTTTATAGGGAGCAACCGCTTTTGTGCGGATTGGATGCAGGCTTTTATGAATGGTGCCGAAGGAGGTAACCCTTTTCTTTTTCGACAAGTCCTGGAGAACTTTAAACTAAAGGTAACTAATTGGCTGTGTGCCAAGTGCCATATATAGTCTTTGTCTTAAAGTTTAGTTAGTACCAGTGACCAGGAAACAAATCTGCTTCACAGCTATGTCTGTTAACTAGGACACTTTCAAAACTATAATCCTCAATTTCCATTTATACCAACAGCATTGAAAGTGCCAGCTTCCCCAAACCCAGACACCACTGGGTATCTAAACTTTTCATCTTTGCTAGTCTGACAGGTGACAATGGTGTATCacaaattttatttgtatataaaaatttcagtttatttcaaCCAAAACCAGAACAGTCCCCTCATTTCTCCCACTCCCTGTCTGCTGCCTCTGGTGGCCCCAGTCTGTACTCTTGAGTCCAtgagttgtttttttaatatatacataaatatatatatatatttggattcCACATGTAGAAGAGATCATGTGGTATTCGTCTTTCTCTGTTGAATCCGTTTCTCTTGGCATGAAGCCCTTGTTGCAGAGTTCATCCTTTTCACTGACTGAGTGGTATCCTGCTGTGTGTATTTACCGCAGTTTCTCTGTCCACTCACCCATCAGCTCACACttgggtttcttccatgtcttggctgttgttgGTGATGCTTCAGGGAACACGGCATTGCAGATATCTTTCTGAGTAGGTGCTTTGGTTTTCTTCAGAGAGATGCCCAGAAGGAGCATTGCTAGatggtatttttttcatttggattATTACCTTAATGTATATTCCCAAAAGTGGGATTACCAAGTCAAAGGGTTTGAATGCTTTGGTTTCTATTACAGATTGCGAGCttgcacttcaaaaaaaaaaatgggaacaaaTTACAGAATGTTCAGCAATGTGTATGGGTTTTCTATGCAGAACCTAATATAACAGTTTTTTatcagtcttatttatttttattactttaatattGGCACTCCATAGCTATTCAAATCTGTCTTTAATTATTATTCAggctgaacattttttcatgttcgtTTACTATTagcaaataaacagaaagacattTTGATGGAGCAAATGTATCCACTATAGTAAAAGCAATACTAATGAAAGGTATCACTTGTCATTCTTTATATATAAACagtatctttatattttttgatGAATAGTCAAGTAAAGTCCAAGTCTTAAACATAAATTTGCATTATTCTGTGTTTTTGCACTGTAAGCCTTAttcataataattaaaataatgttctaatttttgaaaaacaaacaagagcTAGAATCTTCAGAAggcattcatttatatttttcagtggCCTCTGTATGTATCATTGCATTTCCAATAAATTGAATTGAATCCTTACTTATATTTTAGGGACTTCAGTCTTATAATTTATGGCATATCTTAGTTGGGAAGCACAAAAAACGTAGTTTCACGCCTAAAGGTTCAGAATTTTGTTGGGGAGGCATGTTGTCACCTTATTTAGGAGAtttgtatttttactttatgtAAAAGATTTTGTTCTATCAAGGGCAAAGCATATtagcaattaaaatatttgaaataaaaggcAAACATTTTATTAACATATAGTTGAGTTCTCAGCTGGATAGGAGATCTTTTGCAAGCTTCATTATTATCTCACTGAACACATACTTAACTGGGTAATCTTTTTCTAGGCCATACAAGACACAAATAATTTGAAGAGATTTATCCGGCAGGCAGAAATGAATCATTATGCTTTGTTTAAATGTTACATGTTCCTAAAGAACTGTGGTAGTGGAGATATCCTTTTGAAGATTGTTAAAGTGGAACACGAAGAAATGCCAGAAGCCAAAAATGTGGTAGCTGTCCTCGAGGAATTTATGAAAGAAGCTCCTGCCCAGAGTTTTTGATGACGTATTTAGAGATGATTGTGTTGTGAAGTCATGCAAGCCGTGGTGTTTAAAACTGTGGTAGTTTTTATAACTGTCATAGGATTGCTATTTCAGATTATTTGAAAACACATTCtagattttttcattttgtattttcaaaattaagcCTAATTAGATGTATAAATCTGAGGCACATCTTCACAGTCATAGATAGATGTATGTtagaattgtgaaatttttacaTTGCTGGTCCCGTAAGTTCTAGCTTCAGGGAATTGTTGCTTAAAACCTTCAGAGGTGATTTTGCGGCTTCTCTGAGAAGTTTGCTGCAGTATTTAGCAACTTTCCCTCACAGAAAAATCATAATACTTCTTTCTCAAggtactgttgttgttgtttagttgctaactcatgtctgactcttttggtgaccccatggactgcaacccgccaggctcctctgtccatgggatttcccaggcaaggatactgaagtgggttgccatttccttctccaggggatcttctcgacccagggatcgaaccctcatctcctgcgttggcaggcatattctttaccactgagccacagggaatccCTCAATGTACTATAGCTTCTTTCAAAAAACTTATTCCTAGTTTTAGGACAGATTAACACCATGCCACCATTTCAAAGACAGATCTCTGCATCCTGTGGGTGCTTGATGGATTTTTTTGTCCAATTGATAATGGCATGGATGATGAAGGCAGCTTTTATGTCAATATGCAAATAAATCATGTGTGTAAGAAattaaatgaactttaaaaataggTGCACTAGCTTCAAGATAAGACATTATCTCTGATGGAAAGCTACTGCAGAAGTGGCCCGAtcacttttcttcattcttttgttcACAGGTATTTGCCAAGAGcctataatttctctttttcttttatatgaaaatgctggagtttttaaaaagagtgttaaaaaagaaacaaagtacaTCAATTTTACAAGCAAACATAAAGAACTCACACAGAGATTCTTCAcattgattttagttttctgtacATGTGTTACAAGCCTTATATTGTTTTACTCTGAATCAACTGAAAGTGCCCTGTGTTAGAGCCATTTATAATTCCCATGGAAGCCAACTGTAGCTACACACACATGACTCCAGTTTGTTCTGCATAGCTCTTTAATAAATCCATTTGATAATGATTTTTGTTTGGAAGATCAGAAGTCTGTTCTCACTGCCCTTAGGATGCTCAGAGGAACAGAAGCCCGTAAAACTCTCCTAAACTCATCTAAATTCACATTAAGTGCTGAGTTTTAACTTTCAAGATGACTGACAATGGCCTTCTGCTTTCTCTTCTACAGAAATCTAGAGACATGACTCACTgagccatttcttttctttaatgagaAATACAATTCAGGATCCTCATAAAGGCTTTCATATAGTTTTAAACTTTAATAACTTAGATTGTAGTCAGTGTAGAAAAAAATCCAAGTACCATCTTTTTTATAGCATTCAGAATGACTATGGGAAACAAGCTATTTTATGGCACAACCCTTGAATCTGACTTTTTCTAAGGTAGGGTTGCCCACTTGgaaatcagttttttaaataaataacattaggACATCAACATTTTGAGTCTGGAacatatgtttttcattttcaaattcacATATCATTCAAGAGTCCATGTTGTAAATagcatttaaaagcaaatttattaCCTGCTTCAAATCATTGATGGATAGAGTCAAGGCATAATTACATATTCTTTATatgtacttttatatatatttttggtaatGTAGGCTCATGACATCACATAGTTATATACAATACagtcttattttaaaagtgtgtgaTAAACTGTATATCACTGctgtagaaaaggaaaatagtGACATGGAGCTGTCTTGTGGGTCATGAGAAGAAACTCAGAGCTTGTGACCAAAAACATGTATTATACTCAAATTTTAATAAGCTAATATATTAactttcaaagttttaaaaagcatttgttcAAGTGTGGAATACATTGTGTGTTATCTGTGTGCTATACACACAGGAAGTGTATGTTTGCCATGGATCAAAAATGGTCTCAATTTAcctataattatatttataataataataataaaacttagCTTCTCAGCAACACAGTCATTTTTATTCAGTGGGCTCAGTTCTCCAGCCTGACATTTTTATTAATTCACAACAAGTTTTGGGGGAAATTATACTTGTTAGGCTAAggaatttgttgaaaaaaatcaaatcgcCTGCTAGGAGACATCTTTCTGCAACCTACAGGAGGCATTAGGTAGAGTATATGAACAATTTCCATCACAGTGTTTTACTCATCATCCAGTACGCTTACACCTGTCTAATTCAATGGCCTAAATTaattcttttcactctccttcattATTAACCATGACAGAATGCCTGTCCTTTACCAGAGGATTACTTACACCAAATGCCAGGAAAGCCTGCAAGCGTCTCAGAAATAAGATTCAGTTACCAGGACTACCTTTCTCCTAACCATGTGTCTTCTCTGTCATGGAAACCCCACTGGCTTCAACGAAGTCCTTCCACCTGGAAGCCTAAGAGGGCAGCTCCAGTCCTATACCCGCTAAACTTCTTAAGTGTGCCTCACAGACTTCATATCACTCTAAGTTAGTGTAAATGCTACATTTCGGAAGTCAGGTTTGGTGGGGCGGTGATAGGGAGCAGTAATTAATTGATAGCTGTGAATTTTCTTGTGCACTACCTCTGGAGGGCTGACAAAGTGGAGATCCTGTTAAGTGAACACCAAGCAAATACACCAGGGTTCATGACTGTAACCAGATGGCCCCAGGCCTCGGGCAACTAGActggatctttattttttttttagactatATCTTTAAACAAACGCCCTGACGCTTCTACAAACTTAAGTGTCCTTAAAGTTCTATACAAACACCCGAGAGCTGAGCACATGAACTTTGGAACCAGGCCGTCTTGGCTGTGATCCTCCTGGCAAGTTACTGAACTTCTCTAAGCCTTCCCTTCATGTGTAGATATGGGTGTACTTATACCCACTTCAAGTAGCTGTGCAATTAAATAAGACTGAAAGTGGCTCACCCAGtgccctggcacatagtaggtacccACTAAGTGGTCTGTATAATTAGCCTTATTATCGGTAATTTTTAAGTTATAGGAAGAATGAGAAGCTGGTGGAAGGGAGGAAGCAAGAGTGAAGAGCGGAGTGGTAGGAGGCCAGAGGCAAAGCTGGTTTAACGACTGCCGGCTGCAAGAGAGCCTACCTTTGGGAACTGAGTCCCGGGACCGCGGCTGCTGACAGGGTGCGACTTTCTGGACTCTGTTCCCCACACTCCAAACAGGCCCCAGATCTTGAGCCTGAACCATGCTCTAAAATTTGTTCTGGGATGACTTCTGCCATTCCAGAAagcatttagaaatatttgtaaatgaaactGATGTGAAAACATGACAGGAAACAACTCCCACCATGAATTTTAACAGGGTAGTTTAATCCTCCACCGAAAGCTATGAATGGCGAAACTACATACACTGCCATTAGCTTAGAGAAACTGATGAGAATGATTCACCTTCTCAGCCTTCACCCAGTCAAAGCCCACTTGATTATTAAATGTACCAAGCACCAGACTACCTTTAACATTTGTGCTCCTCTTATTTCCCCCTTCTGTATGTGAGCTGTCTGTGCTCTTTGACCCTGAGGACATTCCTATTCCTTTTTTAGGATCAGGGTGCTGACAGCCCCTAGAAAGCcctagggacttgcctggtggtccagcagttaagactccatgcttccagtgcagaaggcatgggttcagtccctagtcagggaactaagatcctgcatgacaacaaagaaaaaaaaaacaccgaaAGACTGGGCTATTGGGGTAATGAAGGAAGTATTTAGGATATTTTGAAGGAGACTCATCCAATAATAATAGAATATTAAGCTCTCATCGGGGTACAGTGTAAGAGTGGAAGGGGAAGGCCAGGCACCCACCAGGACGGCTGGCACAGAGGTTCATGACCTGAAACCCTAGATGAGTTTCCTTACTCACAGCCCTTTCCCTCTAAATTATACATAGAATTGTCTGTCTGTGCATTTTTATGggaagaaaaatcatagctttcatCAGCCACTCAAAAGAACTGTATTCAAGAACGGTCAAGAACTACCAAGCTGGGAAGACCAGTGCTGAGCACGGACGCCCCATCCGTAGGGCAGACATCAC includes:
- the C5H17orf75 gene encoding protein Njmu-R1 — encoded protein: MLPSLQESLDGDEKELESSEEGGSAEERRLDPPPSSHYCLYSYRGSRVAQQRADSDDGSPGGTNAETPSGDDFSLSLVDTNLPSEVEPELRSFIAKRLSKGAVFEGLGNVAAVELRIPGYRVGCYYCLFQQEKPLPQTASMDSEQKSSEYVVCFLGGSEKGLELFRLELDKYIQGLKNNMNCEESGGENHIQSYLSSWFADVVCPIQRVVHLFQEKLTFLLHAALSYTPVEVKGSDEKTKRDIHRFLSVASLQGLIHEGTMTSLCMAMTEEQHKSVIIDCSSSQPQFHNAGSNRFCADWMQAFMNGAEGGNPFLFRQVLENFKLKAIQDTNNLKRFIRQAEMNHYALFKCYMFLKNCGSGDILLKIVKVEHEEMPEAKNVVAVLEEFMKEAPAQSF